The Zestosphaera sp. genome includes a window with the following:
- a CDS encoding ABC transporter permease: protein MKLNTSLSKGSVADRLKAFWVVFKRDKAAVVGLGIFIAILSVAIFADFIAPYNPYARVGRPYEPPSDKHILGTNDIGQDIFSEIIYGTRASLLVGFLAALIGTSIGSVVGLMAGYHGGKLDEALMRLTDIWLSIPTLLFALFLAAIIIRIKGVPMFYSVILAIALTAWPAVARLVRSATLSIKERQYIESAVALGASSTRIIFRHILPNVTPIILVEIVVRTAMAMITESSLSFLGLGDPTIKSWGTILHFAMIKNAVILEMWWWFLPPGLMIALTVMSVMMIGRGLEMYFNPRLRKY from the coding sequence ATGAAGCTCAACACCTCACTCAGCAAAGGCAGCGTTGCCGATAGGTTGAAGGCGTTCTGGGTCGTTTTCAAACGCGATAAAGCTGCCGTGGTTGGGTTAGGGATATTCATTGCAATACTATCCGTGGCGATCTTCGCTGACTTCATAGCTCCTTACAACCCCTACGCTCGGGTAGGCAGGCCTTATGAGCCGCCCAGCGACAAACACATCCTCGGCACTAACGACATTGGGCAGGACATCTTCAGTGAGATAATTTACGGCACCAGGGCCTCCCTTCTGGTAGGGTTTTTAGCTGCATTGATAGGGACGTCCATAGGGTCGGTGGTAGGGCTTATGGCCGGCTACCACGGCGGGAAGCTTGATGAGGCATTGATGAGGTTGACTGACATATGGCTTTCGATACCTACGTTGCTCTTCGCGCTGTTCCTGGCCGCCATAATAATTAGGATTAAGGGGGTGCCGATGTTCTACTCAGTGATCTTGGCCATAGCCCTAACCGCATGGCCCGCTGTGGCAAGGCTGGTGAGGTCCGCCACCCTCTCGATAAAGGAGAGGCAGTACATAGAGTCTGCCGTAGCCCTAGGGGCTTCATCAACCAGGATAATATTTAGGCACATACTCCCTAACGTGACGCCGATAATACTGGTGGAGATAGTTGTGAGGACTGCCATGGCTATGATAACTGAGTCATCCCTAAGCTTCCTGGGACTCGGAGACCCCACAATAAAAAGCTGGGGGACCATACTTCACTTCGCGATGATCAAGAATGCAGTGATACTGGAGATGTGGTGGTGGTTCCTCCCTCCAGGTCTAATGATAGCTTTAACGGTGATGTCGGTAATGATGATAGGTAGAGGGCTTGAGATGTACTTTAACCCACGCCTGCGGAAATATTGA
- a CDS encoding ABC transporter substrate-binding protein produces the protein MTRLRSSITLLLAILVITSTLVAILGPGTTVSNALKIEGASYSVWLTPCTCYGGTLRIAWPSEPPTLNWWVAGSTWDLTALDVIYDRPVRVINGTLTFEAVEWMEYSSDYKILTIGVRKGIKFHDGVELTAEDLAFTINVLATKSWTYYYGYFRSVDRAEAADKYTVKVYFKSPDAQFILNSLNALRIMPKHIWEPLLNSLGDELAKYSPKPGDLIGSGPFKFVDRVPGQYLKFAANKDYWLGRPCIDELILIPMTDVSVIILGLQKGELDAYAWGVEAPVVPKLLATPNVAIHVYASEYFYHWGLNNEVWPLNISKFRLALSYAIDKQSIINDVLLGYGMPGSPGVVGPIGSSTPWYNPNVEKLVYFNRSKAAEILDEIGFKDVNGDGFREGPKGEPVVVEIYSPTPGYDPIRARIAELLRAELAKIPNGGIKAEVYYYEWATLWPLIQQGKVMTWLLGSGWAPDIGWLYNRFHSRPGGSGNWARYANPEVDKLTEELLTTFDPAKRKEIAWKIQEYLALESPVINLYYRFYPNPYRTDRFTNWFTGDTADSVFNRVTLLRVQLKPGTCPTPVTTPTPTPTPTTSPTTPKPTTPTPTPTPTTTPTTTPTTPKPTTPTPTPTTPPAGPDYTWIAVGAIAIIIVVAVVFLFMRRR, from the coding sequence TTGACCAGGTTGAGAAGCAGTATAACTTTACTGCTAGCTATACTTGTTATAACCTCTACTCTAGTCGCTATACTAGGTCCTGGAACCACGGTGAGTAACGCTCTAAAGATAGAGGGTGCGAGCTATAGTGTGTGGCTGACGCCCTGCACATGTTATGGAGGCACCCTCAGGATTGCGTGGCCTTCAGAACCCCCCACTCTGAATTGGTGGGTCGCGGGATCCACCTGGGACTTGACCGCTTTGGACGTGATATATGATAGGCCTGTCAGAGTCATCAACGGAACCCTCACATTCGAGGCCGTGGAGTGGATGGAGTACAGCTCCGACTACAAGATCTTGACAATAGGGGTTAGGAAAGGCATAAAGTTTCATGACGGTGTTGAGCTCACGGCTGAGGATCTCGCCTTCACCATAAATGTCCTGGCTACTAAGTCATGGACCTACTACTATGGATACTTCAGGAGTGTGGACAGGGCTGAGGCCGCCGATAAATACACTGTCAAAGTGTACTTCAAGAGTCCCGACGCTCAGTTCATCCTCAACTCCCTCAACGCCTTAAGGATCATGCCTAAACATATATGGGAGCCGCTGCTTAACTCCCTCGGCGACGAGCTCGCTAAGTACTCACCCAAACCCGGTGACTTGATTGGTAGCGGACCCTTCAAGTTCGTTGATAGGGTTCCCGGGCAGTACCTGAAGTTTGCGGCGAATAAGGACTACTGGCTCGGGAGGCCGTGTATAGATGAACTCATCTTAATCCCTATGACGGACGTCAGCGTGATCATACTGGGGCTTCAGAAGGGTGAGCTGGATGCTTACGCGTGGGGCGTTGAAGCACCTGTAGTGCCTAAGTTGCTGGCCACTCCCAACGTAGCCATACACGTGTACGCCTCAGAGTACTTCTATCATTGGGGCCTCAACAACGAGGTGTGGCCGCTCAACATCTCAAAGTTCAGGCTAGCACTGTCTTACGCCATCGACAAACAGAGCATAATAAACGACGTTCTCCTAGGCTACGGCATGCCGGGCAGCCCCGGCGTGGTAGGCCCGATAGGCTCTTCGACGCCGTGGTATAATCCTAACGTTGAGAAGCTCGTCTACTTCAACCGCTCCAAAGCTGCTGAGATATTGGATGAGATAGGGTTTAAAGATGTTAACGGTGATGGATTTAGGGAGGGCCCGAAGGGCGAGCCTGTTGTAGTGGAGATATACTCCCCCACACCTGGCTACGACCCGATTAGAGCTAGGATCGCCGAACTACTTAGGGCGGAGCTGGCTAAAATACCCAACGGGGGAATCAAGGCTGAGGTATACTACTACGAGTGGGCGACTCTATGGCCTCTCATCCAGCAAGGTAAGGTAATGACTTGGTTGTTGGGCAGCGGCTGGGCACCAGATATAGGCTGGCTCTACAACAGGTTCCACAGCAGACCTGGAGGTTCAGGCAACTGGGCTAGGTACGCCAACCCGGAGGTAGACAAGCTGACCGAGGAGTTGCTCACCACGTTCGATCCAGCGAAACGTAAGGAGATCGCCTGGAAGATCCAGGAATACCTCGCGCTGGAGTCTCCGGTAATCAACCTCTACTACAGGTTCTACCCTAATCCATACCGGACAGACAGGTTCACCAACTGGTTCACGGGAGACACTGCCGACAGCGTGTTCAACCGTGTGACTCTGCTTAGAGTTCAGCTGAAACCCGGAACATGCCCAACCCCGGTAACAACACCTACGCCGACGCCCACGCCTACTACGAGTCCTACTACGCCTAAGCCCACAACGCCAACACCAACACCGACACCAACAACAACTCCCACAACGACCCCTACAACCCCTAAACCAACAACACCAACGCCCACACCAACAACCCCTCCTGCAGGTCCTGACTACACTTGGATAGCTGTAGGCGCGATAGCGATAATAATAGTGGTAGCAGTAGTGTTCCTCTTCATGAGAAGGAGATAA
- a CDS encoding ABC transporter permease, with translation MTATGVRGALTSLLKSKSGIVGLVLVLVPLAMALFPQHIAPYDPYRRVGKPFQPPSLTYFLGTNDVGQDIFSELVYGARISLFVGIVAALTSVTLGTLAGLVAGYVGGLIDEAIMSVTDTVLLIPVLPFMVLFSAFVGQGYLNIVAIITVFSWPGIARYTRAQVVMLKSQPYVEAARAVGANTSRILFKHLLPQMIPTIAALVMLRVGASMMAEAALSFLGFGDPTLKSWGTMIYWARRSGALTSGAWWWVTAPGLMITMTVLGFTQLGYVLEEHYNPRLRKH, from the coding sequence GTGACTGCAACCGGAGTTAGAGGGGCTCTCACATCCCTCCTCAAGAGTAAGTCAGGCATCGTTGGGCTCGTGCTAGTGCTCGTGCCTCTGGCTATGGCTCTGTTCCCCCAGCACATAGCTCCCTACGACCCCTACAGGAGGGTTGGCAAGCCTTTCCAGCCACCCTCACTCACTTACTTCTTAGGGACTAATGACGTCGGTCAAGACATCTTCAGCGAGCTTGTGTACGGTGCCAGGATCTCACTTTTCGTCGGCATCGTCGCGGCCCTGACGTCAGTGACTCTAGGGACGCTGGCCGGGTTGGTGGCCGGCTACGTGGGGGGACTTATTGATGAGGCAATCATGTCGGTCACAGACACGGTGCTGTTGATACCTGTCCTGCCGTTCATGGTTCTCTTCTCAGCCTTCGTCGGGCAGGGATACCTAAACATAGTTGCGATCATAACGGTGTTCTCGTGGCCCGGGATAGCAAGATACACGAGGGCTCAGGTAGTCATGCTTAAGTCTCAACCGTACGTGGAGGCGGCGAGGGCTGTTGGCGCCAACACCTCCAGAATTCTATTCAAGCACCTGTTGCCTCAAATGATACCCACCATAGCAGCGCTCGTCATGCTGAGGGTCGGCGCGTCGATGATGGCTGAGGCGGCGCTGAGCTTTCTGGGTTTCGGGGACCCGACGCTTAAGTCCTGGGGGACTATGATATACTGGGCTAGGAGGTCCGGGGCCTTAACTTCTGGGGCTTGGTGGTGGGTAACTGCACCAGGCCTAATGATAACCATGACCGTCCTGGGCTTCACGCAACTGGGTTACGTGCTGGAGGAACACTACAACCCGAGGCTTAGAAAACACTGA
- a CDS encoding ABC transporter permease, which yields MHLRAYILRKVLSRFFVFMVVLTVAFVMPRLMPGGAFAYLIENPNISPEFREALIRQFGLDKPIVEQYVLFLREFFMEGNLGVSFYYRKPVMDVIMKALPWTLLLTTSSILLSALIGILVGILMASKRGGVLDRTLFNASMFFSSMPAFWLALLLLTFFGYQLGLFPLYGAYTYGRIYASTLEYVADVAHHLFLPFVTLTVLITSAYLVLSRNLAINVLSEDFIMAVRAKGLPERLVLFRHALRTILAPLLSLVSIDLGYSIGGALIIETVFSLPGVGKLMYDAILMQDYPMILGVVIITSAVTLLLVTLAEAVAAVIDPRVRLT from the coding sequence GTGCACCTGAGGGCGTACATACTCAGGAAGGTTTTAAGTAGATTTTTCGTCTTCATGGTTGTGCTCACCGTAGCGTTCGTTATGCCCAGACTCATGCCTGGGGGCGCCTTCGCTTACTTGATCGAGAACCCCAATATATCCCCGGAGTTTAGGGAGGCCCTCATAAGGCAGTTCGGCCTGGATAAGCCGATCGTAGAGCAGTACGTGCTCTTCCTCCGTGAGTTCTTCATGGAGGGGAATCTTGGGGTTTCCTTCTACTATAGGAAGCCTGTTATGGATGTGATAATGAAGGCCCTGCCGTGGACGCTCCTCCTCACAACATCATCGATTCTCCTCTCCGCGTTGATAGGGATCCTCGTAGGGATTCTCATGGCGAGTAAGAGGGGAGGAGTCCTTGACAGGACGCTCTTCAATGCCTCAATGTTCTTCAGCTCCATGCCTGCCTTCTGGCTGGCCCTCCTACTCCTAACGTTCTTCGGCTACCAGCTTGGCCTATTCCCGCTTTATGGTGCCTACACCTACGGCAGGATCTACGCCTCAACGTTGGAGTACGTTGCTGACGTTGCCCATCACCTATTCCTACCCTTCGTGACCCTCACAGTGTTAATTACCTCAGCCTACCTGGTCCTCTCGAGAAATCTAGCTATTAACGTCCTCTCCGAGGACTTCATAATGGCTGTCAGGGCTAAGGGTCTTCCGGAGAGGTTAGTGCTTTTCAGGCACGCATTGAGGACGATCCTAGCCCCCCTCCTCTCGTTGGTCTCGATAGATCTCGGGTACTCCATAGGAGGGGCTTTGATAATTGAGACTGTGTTCTCCCTCCCCGGCGTGGGGAAGCTAATGTACGATGCGATACTAATGCAGGACTACCCGATGATTTTAGGTGTCGTTATAATAACGTCCGCCGTGACCTTGTTGCTGGTCACGCTAGCTGAGGCAGTCGCGGCGGTCATAGACCCGAGGGTGAGGTTGACGTGA
- a CDS encoding FAD-dependent oxidoreductase: MFEKLFKPFCIRGLEVPNRIVMPPMVVGYAGPHGEITEQALSYYEARARGGVGLIIVEASYIREDGKLVSGEIGIYDDELVPGLARLADVIKIHGSRSAIQIAHGGVQAHVGQPLGPSAIGRKVVPPAKTPRELRTEEVEALVEDFARAALRAQQAGFDAVEVHGTHGYLITQFLSPLTNKRTDRYGVDRVLFAVEVVQRIKSLCGRNYPVIFRLNANEFMEGGITTNYAKEVAKRLVEEAGVDAFDVTGGNYDTMDMILMPYYYTGEGFFFNLAKEIKSAVNVPVISGGLITDPSVAEEAIAKGLVDAVFVGRQLIADPEWPKKVREGRLDSIRICQACNEGCIGNRVFYGKPTWCAVNPISGFEYRWSSEDLLPRAAQRKKVVVVGGGPAGLEAARVLAIRGHEVVLIDEGEALGGTLKVSSASDFKKRLERLVRWYEAQLKQLGVRLMTKVKATPKTLEELRPDAVVIATGSRPLIPKIPGVESAVVADDVLLGRAPVGRRVIVVGGGLVGIETALHLAMNGREVSLVEALPEIAKDLEPVSKIALLRTGGLLSRYGIRVYTSTPVIRVERNGVEVVRPPLERFFIEADTVVLAAGRVSNIDPQLVNAARAVAKEVHIIGDAKEPRKVIDAVHEGFFTALNI; the protein is encoded by the coding sequence GTGTTCGAGAAGCTATTCAAGCCTTTCTGCATTAGAGGTCTTGAAGTACCGAACAGGATAGTAATGCCGCCGATGGTTGTTGGCTACGCTGGCCCACATGGGGAGATCACCGAGCAGGCGCTCTCATATTATGAGGCTAGGGCGCGCGGCGGCGTTGGACTCATAATAGTTGAGGCCTCGTACATCCGTGAGGACGGCAAGCTGGTCTCGGGGGAGATAGGGATATACGACGATGAGCTCGTGCCGGGGTTGGCTAGGCTGGCTGACGTCATTAAGATCCACGGCAGCAGATCCGCGATTCAGATAGCTCACGGCGGCGTGCAGGCCCACGTAGGTCAACCGCTTGGACCCTCAGCCATCGGCAGGAAGGTGGTTCCGCCTGCCAAGACCCCGAGGGAGCTCAGGACGGAGGAGGTGGAGGCGTTGGTCGAGGACTTCGCTAGGGCGGCGCTCAGGGCCCAGCAGGCCGGCTTCGACGCTGTTGAGGTTCACGGAACGCACGGCTACCTAATAACGCAGTTCCTCTCACCGCTCACTAATAAACGCACGGACAGGTACGGTGTTGATAGGGTGTTATTCGCTGTTGAGGTCGTTCAGAGAATTAAGAGCCTGTGCGGGAGGAACTACCCGGTGATATTCAGGTTAAACGCCAACGAGTTCATGGAGGGCGGAATCACCACTAACTACGCTAAGGAGGTTGCTAAAAGGCTTGTGGAGGAGGCCGGCGTGGACGCCTTCGACGTGACCGGCGGGAACTACGACACGATGGACATGATCCTCATGCCCTACTACTACACTGGGGAGGGGTTCTTCTTCAATCTGGCTAAGGAGATAAAATCCGCCGTAAACGTGCCAGTCATAAGCGGGGGCCTCATAACCGACCCAAGCGTGGCTGAGGAAGCCATAGCTAAGGGTTTGGTTGACGCGGTGTTCGTTGGGAGGCAACTGATAGCAGATCCTGAGTGGCCTAAGAAGGTCAGGGAGGGCAGGTTGGACAGCATAAGGATCTGCCAAGCATGCAATGAGGGTTGCATAGGCAATAGGGTATTCTACGGTAAACCAACCTGGTGTGCGGTCAACCCGATCTCAGGCTTCGAATACAGGTGGTCGTCCGAAGACCTCTTGCCGAGAGCGGCACAAAGGAAGAAAGTAGTTGTTGTGGGCGGCGGCCCAGCAGGGCTTGAAGCCGCGAGGGTGCTTGCCATCAGAGGTCATGAGGTGGTTCTAATAGACGAGGGAGAAGCTCTCGGAGGCACCCTCAAAGTCTCCTCGGCCTCAGACTTCAAGAAGAGGCTTGAGAGGTTGGTTAGGTGGTATGAAGCCCAGCTGAAGCAGCTTGGAGTCAGGCTGATGACCAAGGTTAAAGCAACCCCGAAAACACTTGAGGAACTAAGACCGGACGCCGTGGTGATCGCCACGGGCTCCAGACCACTCATCCCAAAGATACCCGGCGTTGAGAGCGCGGTGGTAGCCGATGACGTGTTATTGGGAAGAGCGCCTGTAGGGAGGAGGGTGATCGTTGTCGGCGGCGGACTCGTAGGCATTGAGACAGCACTGCATCTAGCCATGAACGGCAGGGAGGTAAGCCTGGTTGAGGCGCTGCCCGAAATAGCTAAGGACTTAGAACCCGTGTCCAAGATAGCGTTGCTCAGGACGGGAGGACTGCTCAGTAGGTACGGTATAAGAGTCTACACATCAACCCCGGTCATAAGGGTGGAGAGAAACGGCGTTGAGGTAGTGAGGCCGCCGCTCGAGAGGTTCTTCATCGAGGCAGACACAGTGGTGTTAGCGGCGGGGAGGGTATCCAACATAGATCCGCAGTTAGTTAACGCTGCAAGAGCGGTGGCTAAGGAGGTCCACATCATAGGGGATGCTAAGGAACCGAGGAAAGTCATAGACGCAGTGCATGAGGGATTCTTCACGGCGTTAAACATTTAA
- a CDS encoding ABC transporter permease, whose protein sequence is MKTFLIRRVITSLVTFIIIITIVFVLVRMTGDPLAELENDPRIAPETIKALRASFGLDKPLYEQYLSYIVNLFQGNFGHSLHYKAPVMDIILQKFPYTLALLIPSITLSNYLVYKIGIEVGWRRGSKLDSVFMSVSMFIRSTPYFWLAIVFLYMFSIKLEVTPIFGAVTPGKSFDWSLDWFLDYLWHYALPFGVLTFRGVLAELIYVRNVVIDILSEDFVTTGRAKGLPDKYIKSHYVARNAMLPIVTVLGMRYAFIIDGAILTETVFSYPGTGRLVYEAIFNRDYWLLQGAVVVLALSVILVNLVTDVLYTYLDPRVRYK, encoded by the coding sequence GTGAAGACCTTTTTAATTAGAAGAGTTATCACCTCCCTTGTGACCTTTATCATCATCATAACGATAGTGTTTGTTCTAGTCAGAATGACGGGGGACCCGCTCGCCGAGCTGGAGAATGACCCTAGAATAGCTCCTGAAACCATAAAGGCTTTGAGAGCGTCCTTCGGTCTTGATAAGCCCCTCTACGAACAGTACCTGTCGTACATAGTTAATCTCTTTCAAGGTAATTTCGGGCATTCCCTTCATTACAAGGCTCCCGTCATGGATATAATCCTTCAGAAGTTCCCTTACACGTTAGCACTGCTGATACCCTCGATAACCCTGTCGAACTATCTGGTCTACAAGATAGGTATTGAGGTGGGCTGGAGAAGGGGGAGTAAGTTGGACTCGGTGTTTATGAGTGTCTCCATGTTCATAAGGTCGACACCATACTTCTGGCTTGCGATAGTCTTCCTCTACATGTTCTCCATAAAGCTGGAAGTAACCCCGATCTTCGGAGCCGTGACCCCTGGAAAGAGCTTTGACTGGTCTCTTGACTGGTTTCTTGACTACCTATGGCACTACGCCCTGCCCTTCGGCGTCCTAACGTTTCGAGGAGTTCTTGCGGAGCTGATATACGTGAGGAACGTGGTTATAGATATCTTAAGTGAGGACTTTGTGACGACCGGACGGGCTAAGGGACTGCCAGACAAGTACATCAAGTCTCACTACGTGGCGCGTAATGCCATGCTACCTATAGTGACTGTGTTAGGTATGAGATATGCCTTCATAATAGACGGCGCAATATTGACGGAGACCGTGTTCTCCTACCCTGGCACCGGAAGACTGGTTTACGAAGCAATATTCAACAGGGACTACTGGCTCCTCCAAGGCGCTGTTGTCGTGCTGGCTTTAAGCGTCATTCTCGTCAACTTAGTTACGGATGTCTTATACACCTACTTGGATCCGAGGGTGAGGTATAAATGA
- a CDS encoding macro domain-containing protein has translation MVRLSRGSVFLDVVIGDITEFTGDAVVNPANTYMFMGGGVAGAIRRKGGVEIELEARRHAPVPIGRAVTTSAGKLKCRYVIHTPTVEAPGGRSSAEKVYEATKAALKEARRVGVTTVAFSLMGAGVGGLTLEESLRSMVKAFEELGRGMNLHLYVLSGDMHLKAVEVLTKMGWTEG, from the coding sequence ATGGTAAGGCTGTCTAGAGGTAGTGTGTTTCTGGATGTGGTGATTGGGGATATAACTGAGTTCACCGGAGATGCCGTGGTGAACCCGGCGAATACGTACATGTTTATGGGTGGAGGGGTTGCAGGGGCTATAAGGAGGAAAGGCGGGGTTGAAATAGAGTTAGAGGCTAGGAGGCATGCACCAGTGCCTATTGGTAGGGCCGTGACCACCTCGGCCGGCAAGCTTAAGTGTAGGTACGTTATTCACACACCAACCGTCGAGGCCCCTGGAGGAAGATCCAGCGCGGAGAAAGTGTATGAAGCGACTAAGGCAGCTCTTAAAGAAGCCCGCAGGGTTGGAGTAACAACGGTGGCGTTCTCGTTAATGGGTGCTGGGGTCGGAGGCTTAACCCTCGAGGAGTCCTTGAGATCTATGGTCAAAGCGTTTGAGGAGTTAGGTCGCGGGATGAATCTCCATCTATATGTCCTGAGCGGGGACATGCACTTGAAAGCGGTAGAGGTTCTAACTAAAATGGGTTGGACGGAGGGCTGA
- a CDS encoding M20/M25/M40 family metallo-hydrolase, whose translation MDEPVEERIKSKSLKYLEDNHAKYVRILGDLISYRSVAAWRDKDVEGCAGHIADLLRERGFTATLKSGGGAPAVFAEVGSGSRTILIYNHYDVQPPDPLELWDSDPFKLTIKSGYMFGRGVADNKGNIAARIGAVDALMNNLEDLDLKIKFLIEGEEEIGSPTLSKIVSDNVEWVRADGGIWETGYVRRDGRLGISLGFKGMLYVEIVLRGALRDVHSGNAPLVPNPAWRLAKLLTRLKDDDGVIHVPGIYDDIDPEFLSTAEELIKQVNYEELEEMKKELGIKEFVRGLRGLEALRELLLKPSLNVSGLYSGYTGKGSKTIVPSLAGVKIDIRPVPGQKPEKILEGLKRYLEGLGYGDAEITIHSMYPSGYTKPGERVVRASVEAAREIYGRDPEVAPISAGSGPMYLFTNVAGIPMTGAGVGYYDSRGHAPNENIREADFLTSMKHVAITLLKFARET comes from the coding sequence ATGGATGAACCCGTAGAGGAGCGGATCAAGAGCAAGTCTTTAAAGTACTTAGAGGATAATCACGCAAAATACGTGAGGATTCTGGGCGACCTCATCTCCTACAGGTCTGTGGCCGCTTGGAGGGATAAGGATGTTGAGGGGTGCGCCGGCCACATAGCGGATTTGTTGAGGGAGAGGGGGTTTACAGCCACTCTCAAAAGCGGTGGGGGCGCTCCAGCGGTCTTCGCTGAGGTGGGTTCAGGCTCCAGAACCATCCTCATATACAACCACTACGACGTCCAACCTCCGGACCCTCTAGAATTGTGGGACTCGGACCCGTTCAAGCTAACGATTAAGAGTGGCTACATGTTCGGGAGGGGGGTTGCTGATAATAAGGGCAACATAGCCGCTAGGATAGGTGCTGTGGACGCGCTGATGAACAACCTTGAAGACCTCGACCTGAAGATAAAGTTCCTGATTGAGGGGGAGGAAGAGATAGGTTCCCCCACACTCTCGAAGATAGTTAGTGACAACGTGGAGTGGGTTAGGGCTGACGGAGGAATATGGGAGACCGGGTACGTGAGGAGGGACGGCAGGCTGGGCATCTCCCTCGGGTTCAAGGGGATGCTGTACGTGGAGATAGTGTTGAGGGGGGCGTTGAGGGATGTCCACAGCGGGAACGCCCCGCTAGTGCCTAACCCTGCGTGGAGGCTTGCCAAGCTACTGACGCGGCTGAAAGACGACGATGGTGTGATCCACGTACCCGGGATCTACGACGACATAGACCCTGAATTCCTCAGCACTGCCGAGGAATTGATAAAGCAGGTGAATTACGAGGAGTTGGAGGAGATGAAGAAGGAGCTCGGCATTAAGGAGTTCGTGAGGGGTCTGAGGGGTCTTGAAGCATTGAGGGAGCTCCTGCTGAAACCGTCGCTCAACGTCTCCGGGCTCTACTCGGGTTACACCGGGAAGGGCTCCAAGACAATAGTGCCCTCACTGGCCGGTGTCAAGATAGACATAAGGCCCGTGCCTGGCCAGAAGCCTGAGAAGATCTTGGAGGGCCTGAAGAGGTACTTGGAGGGCCTGGGCTACGGCGATGCTGAGATAACGATACACAGCATGTACCCCTCAGGGTATACCAAACCTGGTGAGAGAGTGGTCAGGGCTTCAGTGGAGGCTGCTAGAGAGATCTACGGGAGAGACCCTGAAGTAGCCCCGATCTCAGCGGGTTCAGGACCTATGTACCTCTTCACAAACGTTGCCGGCATTCCAATGACGGGGGCAGGTGTTGGGTACTACGACTCCAGGGGACACGCACCCAACGAGAACATAAGGGAGGCAGACTTCCTGACAAGCATGAAGCACGTCGCAATAACCCTTCTGAAGTTCGCTAGGGAGACATAG